From a region of the Triticum aestivum cultivar Chinese Spring chromosome 7D, IWGSC CS RefSeq v2.1, whole genome shotgun sequence genome:
- the LOC123166780 gene encoding probable glucomannan 4-beta-mannosyltransferase 9 yields the protein MSTLPGAWHVAAAWEQVRGPVIVPLLRASVLLCLAMSAMLFAEKVYMAVVVLAVRLLGRRPERQYQWEPMGDDDPELGSAAYPMVLVQIPMYNEREVYQLSIGAACGLSWPSDRIVVQVLDDSTDPVIKELVRVECRRWARKGVNIKYEIRDNRRGYKAGALKEGMKHGYVKDCDLVAIFDADFLWRAVPFLVHNPDIALVQARWKFVNADECLMTRMQEMSLDYHFKVEQEVGSSTYAFFGFNGTAGVWRISALNEAGGWKDRTTVEDMDLAVRASLKGWKFVYLGDLKVKNELPSTFKAFRYQQHRWSCGPANLFRKMVMEIIRNKKVTLWKKIHVVYSFFLVRKVVAHIVTFVFYCLVIPATVLVPEVEVPKWGCVYIPTIITLLNAVGTPRSVHLVVFWVLFENVMSLHRAKATFIGLLEVGTVNEWVVTEKLGDTLKAKMPSKALRKLRMRIGERLHLWELGVAAYLFLCGCYDISFGNNRYFIFLFMQSIAFFIVGVGYVGTFVAQ from the exons ATGAGTACGCTACCAGGGGCGTGGCATGTCGCGGCGGCGTGGGAGCAGGTCCGCGGCCCGGTGATCGTGCCGCTGCTGCGCGCGTCCGTGCTGCTCTGCCTCGCCATGTCCGCGATGCTGTTCGCGGAGAAGGTGTACATGGCCGTGGTCGTCCTCGCGGTGCGGCTGCTGGGCCGCCGTCCCGAGCGGCAATACCAGTGGGAACCCATGGGCGACGACGACCCCGAGCTCGGCAGCGCTGCCTACCCCatggtcctcgtccagatccccaTGTACAACGAGCGCGAG GTGTACCAGTTGTCGATCGGTGCGGCGTGCGGGCTCTCCTGGCCGTCCGATCGGATCGTCGTCCAGGTGCTCGATGACTCCACAGATCCCGTCATCAAG GAGCTGGTGCGGGTGGAGTGCCGGCGCTGGGCGAGGAAGGGcgtgaacatcaagtacgagatccGGGACAACCGGCGCGGGTACAAGGCCGGCGCACTCAAGGAAGGCATGAAGCACGGCTACGTCAAGGACTGCGACTTGGTGGCCATCTTCGACGCCGACTTCCTGTGgcgcgccgtccccttcctcgtCCACAACCCCGACATCGCCCTCGTCCAGGCTCGCTGGAAATTCG TGAATGCAGATGAATGCTTGATGACAAGGATGCAGGAGATGTCCTTGGACTATCACTTTAAGGTGGAGCAAGAAGTGGGCTCCTCGACCTATGCCTTCTTTGGATTCAATG GAACCGCTGGTGTGTGGCGCATATCTGCTCTGAACGAGGCAGGTGGCTGGAAGGACCGAACCACAGTTGAAGACATGGACCTGGCAGTCCGAGCCAGTCTCAAGGGATGGAAATTTGTGTATCTTGGTGATCTCAAG GTAAAAAATGAGCTCCCAAGTACGTTCAAAGCATTTCGGTACCAGCAACATAGATGGTCGTGCGGGCCCGCAAATCTGTTCAGAAAAATGGTGATGGAGATCATCAGAAATAAG AAAGTGACTCTTTGGAAGAAAATCCATGTCGTCTACAGCTTCTTCTTGGTGCGCAAGGTTGTCGCGCACATTGTGACCTTTGTGTTCTATTGCCTTGTTATCCCGGCCACGGTCTTAGTTCCCGAGGTTGAGGTACCAAAGTGGGGTTGTGTCTATATTCCAACTATTATCACCCTTCTCAATGCTGTTGGGACTCCAAG GTCTGTTCACTTAGTTGTCTTTTGGGTACTATTTGAGAATGTCATGTCATTGCATAGAGCAAAGGCCACCTTCATCGGTCTATTGGAAGTGGGCACAGTGAACGAATGGGTGGTAACCGAAAAGCTTGGTGACACTCTGAAGGCTAAAATGCCAAGTAAAGCTTTGAGAAAGCTGAGAATGAGGATAGGAGAAAG GTTGCATCTTTGGGAGCTTGGTGTTGCAGCCTACCTCTTCCTTTGCGGGTGCTACGACATATCATTTGGGAACAATCGTTACTTCATCTTTCTCTTTATGCAATCCATTGCATTCTTCATCGTCGGTGTGGGCTATGTCGGGACATTTGTTGCACAATGA
- the LOC123169691 gene encoding probable glucomannan 4-beta-mannosyltransferase 9, translating to MAAALLPGTRITFSGAWQQVRGPVIVPLLRASVLLCVAMSAMLLAEKVYMAVVVLALRLLGRRPELQYRWEPMRDGDDPELGSAAYPMVLVQIPMYNEREVYQLSIGAACGLSWPSDRIIVQVLDDSTDPVVKELVQVECQRWARKGVNIKYETRNNRRGYKAGALKEAMKHGYVKDCDLVAIFDADFQPEPDFLSRSVPFLVHNPDIALVQARWKFVNADECLMTRMQEMSLDYHFKVEQEVGSSTYAFFGFNGTAGVWRISALNEAGGWKDRTTVEDMDLAVRASLKGWKFVYLGDLKVKNELPSTFKAFRYQQHRWSCGPANLFRKMVMEIIKNKKVTLWKKIHVVYNFFFLRKVVAHIMTFVFYCLVIPATVLVPEVEVPKWGCVYIPAIITLLSVVGTPRSVHLVIFWALFENVMSLHRTKATFIGLLEAHTVNEWVVTEKLGDTVKTKMPSKALKKLRIGIGERLHLWELGVAAYLFICGCYSISFGNNHYFIFLLMQSIAFFIVGVGYVGTFVTQ from the exons ATGGCTGCGGCGCTGCTGCCGGGTACCCGGATAACGTTCTCTGGGGCGTGGCAGCAGGTCCGTGGCCCGGTGATCGTGCCGCTGCTGCGCGCGTCCGTGCTGCTCTGCGTCGCCATGTCCGCGATGCTGTTGGCGGAGAAGGTGTACATGGCGGTGGTCGTCCTCGCGCTGCGGCTgctcggccgccgccccgagctgcAGTACCGGTGGGAGCCCATGCGCGACGGCGACGACCCCGAGCTCGGCAGCGCCGCCTACCCCATGGTCCTTGTGCAGATTCCCATGTACAACGAGCGCGAG GTGTACCAGCTGTCGATCGGGGCGGCGTGCGGGCTCTCCTGGCCATCCGATCGGATCATCGTCCAGGTGCTCGACGACTCCACAGACCCTGTCGTCAAG GAGTTGGTGCAGGTGGAGTGCCAGCGCTGGGCGAGGAAGGGCGTGAACATCAAGTATGAGACCCGGAACAACCGGCGCGGGTACAAGGCCGGCGCGCTCAAGGAAGCCATGAAGCACGGCTACGTCAAAGACTGCGACTTGGTGGCCATCTTCGACGCCGACTTCCAGCCGGAGCCCGACTTCCTGTCGCGCTCCGTCCCCTTCCTCGTCCACAACCCCGATATCGCCCTCGTGCAGGCCCGTTGGAAATTTG TGAATGCAGATGAATGCTTGATGACAAGAATGCAGGAGATGTCCTTGGACTACCACTTCAAGGTGGAGCAAGAAGTGGGCTCTTCGACCTATGCCTTTTTTGGATTCAATG GAACCGCTGGTGTGTGGCGCATATCTGCTCTGAATGAGGCAGGTGGCTGGAAGGACCGAACCACAGTTGAAGACATGGACCTGGCTGTCCGAGCAAGTCTCAAGGGATGGAAATTTGTGTACCTTGGTGATCTCAAG GTAAAAAATGAGCTCCCTAGTACGTTCAAAGCATTTCGGTACCAGCAACATAGATGGTCATGCGGGCCGGCAAATTTGTTCAGGAAAATGGTGATGGAGATCATTAAAAATAAG AAAGTGACACTTTGGAAGAAAATCCATGTGGTCTACAACTTCTTCTTTCTGCGCAAGGTTGTCGCACACATTATGACCTTTGTGTTCTACTGCCTTGTTATCCCGGCCACGGTCTTAGTTCCCGAGGTTGAGGTACCAAAGTGGGGTTGCGTATATATTCCAGCTATTATCACCCTTCTcagtgttgttgggactccaag GTCTGTTCACTTAGTTATCTTTTGGGCACTATTTGAGAATGTTATGTCATTGCATAGAACAAAGGCCACCTTCATCGGTCTATTGGAGGCACACACGGTGAATGAATGGGTGGTGACAGAAAAGCTTGGTGACACTGTGAAGACTAAAATGCCAAGTAAAGCTTTGAAAAAGCTGAGGATAGGGATAGGAGAAAG GTTACATCTTTGGGAGCTTGGTGTTGCAGCCTACCTCTTCATTTGCGGATGCTATAGCATTTCATTTGGGAATAACCATTACTTCATCTTTCTCCTTATGCAATCCATCGCTTTCTTCATCGTCGGTGTGGGCTATGTTGGGACATTCGTCACACAATGA